The following is a genomic window from Mauremys mutica isolate MM-2020 ecotype Southern chromosome 4, ASM2049712v1, whole genome shotgun sequence.
CAGCAGCCACCACGGAGAGAACACAGGAACCCCCCTTGGGCCCGCCGTGTCCCTTTGACGGAGCATTCTGGATTCAGAGACCCCCCCAGCAGGGGTGCTTTGCTGGCATTCCCAAGCCTCCTGCCATCCCGCAAGCCTCGCCTGTCCTATCTCCCTGTTCGGCTGTTTGCTACATGGAGAATAAGAGCTGCAAAGGGGATAGCCTGCGGCCAGCTGTCCAGTGCAAACACACTGTCGAGAAGAAGACAATGACTAACCCCACGACGGTGATTGAAATCTACCCAGACACCACTGAGGTGAACGATTACTATCTCTGGTCCATCTTCAACTTCGTATACCTCAACTTCTGCTGTCTCGGCTTCATCGCCTTGGCCTATTCTTTGAAAGTAAGTACTGATTGCAAGCCACCCTGTGGGGAACACACTGAGACAGAGCCACAGCTGGGGTAAATCGGTGCCATAGCAGGGCAATGCCAGTTTCCCCCTGTGGAGAATCGGGCCCTGTCATGTTAATACACATTGTCAGGGGAGATCTTGGGAATGGAAATGTTGTTTTGTGAGTGGTGTGGGTATCCATGGCATTCAGATACCAAGGTGATGGGCACCACAGAAGAATCTAGATAGAGAGATAAGAGGAATCGGTGATGATGGCTCTGAATTGGCTTTTGTTGTGACTGGAGATCTATAATTCTCACTCGTCTGCAGGCTTG
Proteins encoded in this region:
- the IFITM10 gene encoding interferon-induced transmembrane protein 10 isoform X1; the encoded protein is MQQPSLGFHFARIQSGKFAAATTERTQEPPLGPPCPFDGAFWIQRPPQQGCFAGIPKPPAIPQASPVLSPCSAVCYMENKSCKGDSLRPAVQCKHTVEKKTMTNPTTVIEIYPDTTEVNDYYLWSIFNFVYLNFCCLGFIALAYSLKVRDKKLLNDLNGAVEDAKTARLFNITSSALATFCIILVFIFLRYPLTDY
- the IFITM10 gene encoding interferon-induced transmembrane protein 10 isoform X2; the encoded protein is MCLPGRGFHFARIQSGKFAAATTERTQEPPLGPPCPFDGAFWIQRPPQQGCFAGIPKPPAIPQASPVLSPCSAVCYMENKSCKGDSLRPAVQCKHTVEKKTMTNPTTVIEIYPDTTEVNDYYLWSIFNFVYLNFCCLGFIALAYSLKVRDKKLLNDLNGAVEDAKTARLFNITSSALATFCIILVFIFLRYPLTDY